In the Streptomyces sp. cg36 genome, one interval contains:
- a CDS encoding winged helix-turn-helix transcriptional regulator yields the protein MPRQPRRRSYDQYCAAARALDAVGDRWTLLIVRELLAGPRRYTDLHADLPGVSTDVLAGRLKDMEREELATRRKLPPPAAATVYELTARGRELLPVLTALAAWGAPELAERRPTDAVRAHWFAIPLIPLLRRLPHGTAVLDVRLDEGEFHVRTGPEGDAPVYGDGPAPDADARLVLDADTCRALAAGTLTFEEGVKDGRVQVAGEGPVADVLRGA from the coding sequence ATGCCACGTCAGCCACGCCGTCGAAGCTACGACCAGTACTGCGCCGCTGCCCGCGCCCTCGACGCCGTCGGGGACCGGTGGACGCTGCTGATCGTCCGGGAACTCCTCGCCGGACCGCGTCGTTATACAGATCTGCACGCGGATCTGCCGGGCGTCTCCACCGACGTCCTGGCCGGCCGGCTCAAGGACATGGAGCGCGAGGAGCTCGCCACCCGCCGCAAGCTGCCCCCGCCCGCGGCGGCGACGGTGTACGAACTGACGGCGCGGGGCCGGGAGTTGCTGCCCGTCCTGACCGCCCTCGCCGCCTGGGGCGCGCCGGAGCTCGCCGAGCGGCGGCCCACCGACGCCGTGCGCGCGCACTGGTTCGCGATCCCGCTGATCCCCCTGCTGCGCCGCCTGCCGCACGGGACGGCCGTCCTCGACGTACGCCTGGACGAGGGCGAGTTCCACGTCCGGACCGGCCCGGAGGGCGACGCTCCGGTGTACGGCGACGGGCCCGCGCCGGATGCCGACGCGCGGCTCGTCCTGGACGCGGACACCTGCCGGGCGCTCGCTGCGGGCACGCTGACCTTCGAGGAGGGCGTCAAGGACGGCCGCGTCCAGGTGGCGGGCGAGGGCCCTGTGGCCGACGTGCTGCGCGGCGCGTGA
- a CDS encoding pyridoxal phosphate-dependent aminotransferase, producing the protein MEFRQSSKLSEVCYEIRGPVIEHANALEEAGHSVLRLNTGNPALFGFEAPEEILQDMIRMLPRAHGYTDSRGILSARRAVAQRYQAMGLPDVSVDDVFLGNGVSELVSMAVQALLEDGDEVLIPAPDFPLWTAVTTLAGGKAVHYICDESAEWYPDLDDMAAKITDRTKAVVIINPNNPTGAVYPKEIIEGILDLARRHQLMVFADEIYDQIVYDDAVAHTAAALAPDLVVLTFSGLSKTYRVAGFRSGWLVVSGPQQHAKSYLEGLTMLASMRLCPNAPAQYAIQAALGGRQTIKELTAPGGRLREQRDRAWEKLNEIPGVSCVKPKGALYAFPRIDPKIHPIEDDEKFVLDLLLREKIQVVQGTGFNWPRPDHFRILTLPHADDLDAAISRIGRFLSGYRQ; encoded by the coding sequence ATGGAGTTCCGGCAGTCGAGCAAGCTGAGCGAGGTCTGCTACGAGATCCGCGGCCCGGTGATCGAGCACGCCAACGCGCTGGAGGAGGCGGGCCACAGCGTGCTGCGCCTCAACACCGGCAACCCGGCCCTCTTCGGCTTCGAAGCGCCCGAGGAGATCCTCCAGGACATGATCCGGATGCTCCCGCGGGCCCACGGCTACACCGACTCGCGCGGCATCCTCTCGGCCCGCCGCGCCGTCGCCCAGCGCTACCAGGCCATGGGGCTGCCGGACGTCTCCGTGGACGACGTCTTCCTCGGCAACGGCGTCTCCGAGCTGGTCTCGATGGCCGTGCAGGCGCTCCTGGAGGACGGCGACGAAGTCCTCATCCCGGCCCCCGACTTCCCTCTCTGGACCGCCGTCACCACGCTGGCGGGCGGCAAGGCCGTGCACTACATCTGCGACGAGTCGGCCGAGTGGTACCCGGACCTCGACGACATGGCCGCGAAGATCACCGACCGCACCAAGGCCGTCGTCATCATCAACCCCAACAACCCCACGGGCGCGGTCTACCCCAAGGAGATCATCGAGGGCATCCTCGATCTCGCCCGCCGCCACCAGCTGATGGTGTTCGCGGACGAGATCTACGACCAGATCGTCTACGACGACGCCGTGGCCCACACCGCCGCCGCCCTCGCCCCGGACCTCGTCGTGCTGACCTTCAGCGGACTGTCCAAGACCTACCGGGTGGCCGGGTTCCGCTCCGGCTGGCTGGTCGTCAGCGGTCCCCAGCAGCACGCCAAGAGCTATCTGGAGGGCCTGACGATGCTCGCCTCCATGCGGCTGTGCCCCAACGCGCCCGCCCAGTACGCCATCCAGGCGGCGCTCGGCGGCCGTCAGACCATCAAGGAGCTGACCGCGCCCGGCGGACGGCTGCGCGAACAGCGCGACCGCGCCTGGGAGAAGCTCAACGAGATCCCCGGGGTGTCCTGTGTGAAGCCGAAGGGCGCGCTCTACGCGTTCCCCCGGATCGATCCGAAGATTCACCCGATCGAAGACGACGAGAAGTTCGTGCTTGACCTGCTCCTGCGGGAGAAGATCCAGGTCGTCCAGGGCACCGGCTTCAACTGGCCGCGCCCCGACCACTTCCGCATCCTGACACTGCCGCACGCCGACGACCTGGACGCGGCCATCAGCCGCATCGGGCGCTTCCTGAGCGGATACCGGCAGTAG
- a CDS encoding uridine kinase — protein sequence MRLEAITWERLTGALADRAMDTPARDGGPWLRVGVDGAPAARPGELAGALAEALRIRGRSVLVVSTEGFLRPASLRYEYGREDPDTYVDGWFDTSALWREVFDPLEPGGGGQVLPDLWDPVTDRATRTPYTLLPKGGVLVLHGPLLLGRWFPFDLAVHLRLSPGALRRRTEEGARWTLPAFARYEEEVRPADAADVVVRADDALHPAWNG from the coding sequence GTGCGACTCGAAGCGATCACCTGGGAACGGCTGACCGGCGCTCTCGCCGACCGGGCCATGGACACACCCGCCCGCGACGGCGGCCCGTGGCTGCGCGTCGGTGTCGACGGCGCGCCCGCCGCCCGCCCCGGCGAGCTGGCGGGGGCGCTCGCCGAAGCCCTGCGGATACGGGGGCGTTCGGTGCTGGTCGTCTCCACCGAGGGCTTTCTGCGCCCGGCCTCGCTGCGCTACGAGTACGGCCGGGAGGACCCCGACACCTATGTCGACGGCTGGTTCGACACCTCGGCGCTCTGGCGGGAGGTCTTCGACCCGCTGGAGCCCGGTGGCGGCGGACAGGTGCTGCCCGACCTGTGGGACCCGGTGACCGACCGGGCCACCCGCACCCCCTACACGCTCCTCCCGAAGGGAGGAGTGCTGGTGCTGCACGGGCCGCTGCTGCTCGGGCGCTGGTTCCCGTTCGACCTCGCCGTCCATCTGCGCCTCTCGCCCGGCGCGCTGCGGCGGCGCACCGAGGAGGGCGCCCGCTGGACGCTGCCCGCGTTCGCGCGGTACGAGGAGGAGGTGCGGCCGGCCGACGCCGCCGACGTCGTGGTGCGGGCCGACGACGCGCTGCACCCGGCGTGGAACGGCTGA
- a CDS encoding carbohydrate kinase family protein gives MTGGLLVVGDVVTDVVARHRGPLAPATDTAAEIRTVPGGAGANAACWAARAGCADVRILGRTGRAEAAWHEERLRRAGVRPLLVPDPAAPTATVVSLVDTATGERTFLTDSGAVWRMAPADWNPVFLDGIGHLHLSGYLFFADSSRELALAAARSALEAGVPVSLDPASAGFLAEWGTDRFLDAAEGVEVLLPNADEARLLTGRAEPVDAAAELSHRFPLVAMTLGAAGALVAAAGEIVAKVPAPRATAVDSTGAGDAFTGGFLAARLTGAEPSEAAAAGCRTGAEAVTVVGGRPPVRD, from the coding sequence GTGACGGGCGGGCTGCTGGTCGTCGGCGACGTGGTCACCGACGTCGTCGCCCGGCACCGGGGACCGCTGGCGCCCGCCACGGACACGGCCGCCGAGATCCGTACGGTCCCGGGCGGCGCGGGCGCCAACGCGGCCTGCTGGGCGGCCCGCGCGGGCTGCGCGGACGTACGGATACTGGGGCGGACCGGCCGCGCCGAGGCCGCCTGGCACGAAGAGCGGCTGCGGCGTGCGGGGGTGCGCCCGCTCCTGGTCCCCGACCCGGCGGCCCCCACCGCCACCGTGGTCTCGCTGGTCGACACGGCGACCGGTGAGCGGACCTTCCTCACCGACAGCGGCGCCGTGTGGCGCATGGCGCCCGCCGACTGGAATCCCGTGTTCCTGGACGGCATCGGCCATCTGCACCTCTCCGGCTACCTCTTCTTCGCCGACTCCAGCCGCGAACTGGCCCTGGCCGCAGCCCGATCGGCGCTGGAGGCCGGGGTTCCGGTGAGCCTGGATCCCGCCTCGGCCGGGTTCCTGGCCGAGTGGGGCACCGACCGGTTCCTGGACGCGGCCGAGGGCGTCGAGGTGCTGCTGCCCAACGCCGACGAGGCCCGACTGCTCACCGGACGGGCCGAACCGGTGGACGCGGCGGCCGAGTTGAGCCACCGCTTCCCCCTGGTCGCGATGACGCTGGGGGCGGCCGGCGCACTGGTGGCCGCCGCCGGGGAGATCGTCGCCAAGGTGCCCGCACCGAGGGCCACCGCCGTCGACTCCACGGGGGCGGGCGACGCCTTCACCGGAGGCTTCCTGGCCGCCCGCCTGACGGGCGCCGAACCGTCCGAGGCGGCGGCAGCGGGCTGCCGGACGGGCGCGGAGGCGGTGACGGTGGTGGGCGGGCGGCCTCCGGTGCGTGATTGA